From Drosophila subpulchrella strain 33 F10 #4 breed RU33 unplaced genomic scaffold, RU_Dsub_v1.1 Primary Assembly Seq354, whole genome shotgun sequence, the proteins below share one genomic window:
- the LOC119560132 gene encoding uncharacterized protein LOC119560132: MKMGSQAIDGAKLKANSHRKRRCSPLLFGIIFLCKVAMISADGPEPGPPYSQPLTTMAGQPRNDDTFRPILPIDISPEFISRNVFTKSGQYRVFQPAESESDLRLTVAMRRRNFKDSPKKEDAPQSSPGSASNSSASIEAELKGLEDLLVDYVEQFFSQGKFEPTPGLVLALQQNHSQPQSQTGKRSARSILEDTNVELNVPRAFQSARLLFFSGLKKVMWPIYMGLQVLKSVLFAMFLPTIISSVSRLIGKGITSGSAGSVPLFIRPMEPPQELDFRDNSMNFDDDSKFSLADEGKTPAGYEYNAEASQQQAQYAQVNGNSVNQATLSRYGGQQMMQDTYLSALQSIGAASFKNSQSMSGSFSAGAGGGAPGMTKKPTPAVMKTFQSFQKVPSSSLLLSNYDPFYSPLLSRLDSVFAQLKLNPENESCREKLICLMYANPAKYAPYSNLVSAQLSRELNELRKPTSDNPDILRFFKYMRAAKDGQDGIDCDESFAKCKELKDFENPAMLSTYNDINKLVQARKLA; the protein is encoded by the exons ATGAAAATGGGGAGCCAGGCCATCGACGGAGCGAAATTAAAAGCAAACAGCCACAGAAAGCGGCGATGCAGTCCGCTGTTGTTCGGAATTATCTTTCTCTGCAAAGTAGCGATGATATCAGCAGATGGTCCCGAACCGGGGCCCCCCTACAGTCAGCCCCTCACCACGATGGCCGGCCAGCCGCGCAACGACGACACCTTCCGCCCCATCCTGCCCATCGACATCAGTCCGGAGTTCATTTCCCGCAATGTGTTCACCAAGTCGGGGCAGTACAGAGTCTTCCAGCCGGCCGAGAGTGAGAGCGATCTTCGCCTGACGGTGGCCATGAGGCGCAGGAACTTTAAGGACTCACCCAAAAAAGAGGATGCACCCCAGAGCTCACCAGGTAGCGCGAGCAACTCCTCTGCCTCCATCGAAGCCGAGCTGAAGGGTTTGGAGGATCTGCTGGTGGACTATGTGGAGCAGTTCTTCAGCCAGGGAAAATTCGAACCCACTCCCGGCTTGGTCCTGGCCCTCCAGCAGAACCACTCACAACCACAATCTCAGACTGGGAAGCGCTCAGCCCGCAGCATCTTGGAGGACACCAATGTCGAGCTGAATGTTCCAAGGGCTTTCCAGAGTGCCCGGCTGCTTTTCTTCAGCG GTTTGAAGAAGGTGATGTGGCCCATCTACATGGGTCTACAAGTTCTGAAGAGCGTGCTCTTCGCCATGTTCCTGCCGACCATCATAAGCAGTGTTAGCCGGCTGATTGGCAAAG GCATAACTTCCGGCTCGGCTGGCTCGGTGCCGCTGTTCATCCGCCCCATGGAACCGCCCCAGGAACTGGACTTCCGGGACAACAGCATGAACTTCGATGACGACAGCAAATTCTCCCTGGCTGACGAGGGCAAAACCCCGGCTGGCTACGAGTACAATGCAG AGGCTTCCCAGCAGCAGGCGCAGTATGCTCAGGTCAATGGTAATTCGGTGAACCAGGCCACTCTTTCGCGATACGGAGGTCAGCAGATGATGCAGGACACGTACCTCAGTGCCCTGCAGAGCATTGGAGCTGCCTCCTTCAAGAACTCCCAGAGCATGTCGGGATCCTTCAGCGCCGGAGCTGGAGGAGGTGCGCCCGGAATGACGAAGAAACCAACGCCGGCGGTGATGAAAACATTCCAAAGCTTCCAGAAGGTGCCCAGTTCCTCGCTGCTGCTGTCCAACTACGACCCCTTCTACAGTCCCCTGCTGTCCCGGCTGGACTCGGTCTTTGCCCAGCTGAAGCTGAACCCGGAGAACGAGTCCTGCCGCGAGAAGCTCATCTGCCTGATGTACGCCAACCCCGCAAAGTATGCTCCGTACAGCAACCTCGTCTCCGCCCAACTGAGCAG GGAACTCAACGAGCTGCGGAAGCCCACGTCCGACAACCCGGACATCCTGCGGTTCTTCAAGTACATGCGGGCAGCAAAGGACGGCCAGGATGGGATCGACTGCGATGAGTCCTTCGCCAAGTGCAAGGAGCTGAAGGACTTCGAGAACCCGGCCATGCTGTCCACCTACAACGACATCAACAAACTGGTCCAGGCCCGCAAGCTGGCGTAG
- the LOC119560738 gene encoding uncharacterized protein LOC119560738, with protein sequence MQTFKVCALLAFFFVLVSARGSKRRDGTVTITESERRNIEDFLLAKLKQNCRQEDDRACRMIKMSIVMNHLYLNTRLDLGDRVKVTENWNISMVPDDPEVNQLLSRSMGSDEETFALLMANKLWKFIRSRSLRYKFSENADFVMNSDPEGSLNVGVSVRPLEALQEGRGKMKNMGPLLMMMAAKTGMVGALLLKGLFLLAGKALIVSKIALLLAVIISLKKLLSSKKTIVEVPSHHDSYSSGWSRAFDGFVEGLVDVPADVLAKEVQHQQEQAQNMAYSGQQPGKVAQ encoded by the exons ATGCAAACATTCAAGGTCTGCGCGCTCCTGGCGTTCTTCTTCGTCCTCGTTTCCGCCCGCGGCAGCAAAAGGCGGGATGGCACCGTTACG ATTACGGAAAGCGAGCGTCGGAATATTGAGGATTTTCTGTTGGCCAAACTTAAACAGAATTGCAGGCAGGAGGACGATCGCGCCTGTAGGATGATCAAGATGTCTATTGTTATGAATCACCTGTACCTGAACACTCGTCTTGACCTTGGCGATCGCGTCAAGGTCACGGAAAACTG GAACATCTCGATGGTGCCTGACGATCCGGAGGTGAACCAGCTGCTGTCCCGGTCCATGGGCTCCGACGAGGAGACCTTCGCCCTGCTTATGGCCAACAAACTGTGGAAGTTCATCCGATCGCGCTCGCTGCGCTACAAGTTCTCGGAGAACGCGGACTTCGTGATGAACAGCGATCCGGAGGGCAGCCTGAATGTGGGCGTGTCCGTGCGACCCCTGGAGGCGTTGCAGGAGGGGCGTGGCAAGATGAAGAACATGGGAccgctgctgatgatgatggcgGCCAAGACGGGAATGGTGGGAGCCCTCCTGCTGAAGGGACTCTTCCTGCTGGCCGGAAAGGCCCTGATTGTCTCGAAGATCGCCCTGCTGCTGGCGGTGATCATTTCGCTGAAGAAGCTACTATCCAGCAAGAAGACCATCGTGGAGGTGCCCTCGCACCACGACAGCTACAGTTCCGGCTGGTCGAGGGCCTTCGATGGGTTCGTGGAGGGCCTGGTGGACGTGCCCGCCGATGTTTTGGCCAAGGAGGTGCAGCACCAGCAGGAGCAGGCCCAAAACATGGCCTACAGTGGCCAGCAGCCGGGGAAAGTGGCGCAATAA
- the LOC119560449 gene encoding uncharacterized protein LOC119560449, with the protein MAMRALVLLAFISLVAGEGLRLPDQQSSSNIQQVYAPQQPIQQIQQPQQIPQQQQPGVGEERGRSSLLSIFGLGTDNDPYLARTNSNCLGGDLSECFKTQALNTFDEIFFKDQYKLSDFARVVRLPETQQRSLAQEPFEYSEEPRGDDDSWNQLLKYGLRRAERFIKSTALEVEWPEELTEAGRYEARFIGNDIDGELDLIDDGQRAGHFSRKKLKKMIIPLLLVLKIFKLKLLLFLPFILGIAGLKKILGLAAIVLPGLFAFFKLCRPPGGAGGGFGGGLSGLFGGKNPFPEYNPQGVGAATYYHHHEHFEGGHGGPPSAPGPYYRPEPSFAKPYTDYYSKSYQGQQVQGQQVAGNSVSFGDPQEAAYNGYYGRNSGKDIAAEQQPQKS; encoded by the exons ATGGCAATGAGAGCGCTCGTCTTATTGGCCTTCATCAGCTTGGTGGCCGGCGAAGGTCTCCGTCTTCCGGACCAGCAGTCGTCCAGCAACATCCAGCAGGTCTACGCGCCCCAGCAGCCCATCCAGCAGATCCAGCAGCCCCAGCAGATcccacagcaacagcagccagGAGTCGGCGAGGAGCGCGGCAGGTCCTCCCTGCTGAGCATCTTCGGGCTGGGCACCGACAACGATCCCTACTTGGCCAGGACCAACAGCAACTGCCTCGGCGGCGACCTCTCCGAATGCTTCAAGACCCAGGCCCTCAACACCTTCGACGAGATCTTCTTCAAGGACCAGTACAA GCTCTCCGACTTTGCTCGCGTGGTGCGATTGCCGGAAACCCAACAGAGGTCGTTGGCCCAGGAGCCTTTCGAGTATTCAGAGGAGCCACGTGGCGACGACGACTCATGGAATCAGCTGCTAAAGTATGGACTCCGAAGGGCCGAACG CTTCATCAAGTCCACGGCTCTGGAGGTTGAGTGGCCCGAGGAACTCACTGAAGCCGGGCGTTACGAGGCCCGTTTCATCGGCAACGACATCGATGGTGAGCTGGACCTTATTGACGATGGACAGCGGGCTGGACACTTCT CACGCAAGAAGCTGAAGAAGATGATCATCCccctgctgctggtgctgaaGATCTTCAAGCTGAAGCTGCTGCTCTTCCTGCCCTTCATCCTGGGCATTGCCGGCCTCAAGAAGATCCTTGGCCTGGCTGCCATCGTCCTGCCCGGCCTGTTCGCCTTCTTCAAGCTGTGCCGCCCGCCAGGTGGCGCTGGAGGAGGCTTCGGCGGTGGACTGTCCGGCCTGTTCGGCGGCAAGAACCCATTCCCCGAGTACAATCCCCAGGGAGTGGGCGCTGCCACCTACTACCACCACCACGAGCACTTCGAGGGCGGCCACGGAGGACCCCCTAGTGCACCAGGACCCTACTACCGCCCGGAGCCCAGCTTCGCCAAGCCCTACACCGACTACTACAGCAAGAGCTACCAGGGCCAGCAGGTCCAGGGTCAGCAGGTCGCCGGCAACTCCGTCAGCTTCGGGGATCCCCAGGAGGCGGCCTACAACGGCTACTATGGACGCAACTCCGGCAAGGACATCGCCGCCGAGCAGCAGCCCCAGAAGAGCTAA